A segment of the Vibrio parahaemolyticus genome:
ATAGACTTTGCGTGAATAGCTAGACGTATCAATGCCATCCGCTTCAGCGGCCGCCGTAATGTAACTTTCAAAGCCTTTGTAATCACAACTGCTATTAATCGGCAACGTGTAGTAACCGTGTACATCACCACTCAACCACGTCTGACCAAAGGAGTTCTCTTTGTAGAAGTCGTTAACCTTTCCAAAAACCATGTCTTGAACTTCATCAATGGTCCACGGTTGCTGCGGATTATCTTGAAAGTTAACCAGAAGCACCAACGTGCGCTGTTCGCCAAAAGTGTTTGATAACGCAGCAGAACTCGTCGTAGTCGATGCTGTAACCGTCCCCGAGCTATCTTGCGCTAACACAGACAGTCCATCCGCTTCGTCAGCTACGACTAAAGCGTCCAATTTATCTGCTAAGTCTTTGAACTTCCAACCACGCGCACGTACTTTTGCACCCGACTGAATCGCGTTGATTGGTGATTGTGAAGAACCGTGCACCTCAATAAGTCCCTCAGAGGTGTTTAGTACGTGTCGAAGACGGCTCTTGCTGTGATCTTCATAATCTTCGTAGAAGACTTCCAGTTCGCCTTCTAGCGTTTGCTCCTGCTCTAGCAAAGCTTGTACTTTTCCAGGCATACCTTTGCGAGCTTTTGCAGTCAGAGTAACCTGCGCTACCGCGCTAGGATCTGACTGAAACAGCTCGGAAAGCAATGCTTGACGACCATGAGCAAGAGAAATCATTTGCTCTAAATAGTGATGTTTGTTTTTCGCCGATGCACCGCGATAATCAGCCATCGCTTGCTTTAATGCGCTGGTATTATCTTGAGCCTGTTGGCGTTTTCCCTTAGCAGTAGGTGAAACCAGTTTTTCTTGTTGAATCACATGTCCATGTGGGATGTCTTGCGACTGCGCCGTCGCGTTGAATGTCAGAGATAAGAGGCCGATAAGAGCCGTTGTTGATAGTTTAAATGTATTGGAAGTAACAATATTAAAATGGGTATTAAACATACTTAATTTCTTATGTATTTTTATCTTTGGTTCTTAATTTTTGCGCAGCAGAAGTCCGCAATCATGTCGATCGCTTGACGATTAGGAAGCGCAAATAACTAGCCTAAACGTATGAATTTCCATTCATTTCGAAAAGCTATAAACGTTAAAGGTAAGCAATAGATGCTAGAATTAGAACCCCAAAGACATCTAATAGTTAGTCAATAAGATGCCGTGCCTTTTAACAAAAATTAAAAAGCAAAACTCTAAAATAGTCATTTATTATTTAGGTTAAACTTGCATTAGTAACACAAGACAAATTATTTATTTGTATGCAATAAATTTACCCCTCTTTCCTATTTTTTAAGCTCTGGTTGGTTTTTGAAGGTAAAATCCTACAAACACAGTGATTAAATTTCAACCAAAAACAATTAATTTTTATCGCAAGATCAAACATTCTTATTTAAAGCATGAATATATAAGAAGATTTAAATTACAAGTAAAATGCCAATCTCAATATGAATTCAGCTTAATATAACTTTGCCATTTTAATATATGCTCAAAGTTACCCCATGAAAAATAAGAAATTTATCTTAAATAACCAAAAATTAACACAAACAAAACAATTATTAAGCATCGATGATTTAAGAAGATCTATGTGTGTGGTTTCAATTCACCAGAGCAACTATAAATATCGACACCTAATATCAATATATAAAGACAAGCTCTAAATTAATAAACTGGTTAATTTAGATAAAATAAAGGCAACTAACATTAGTTGCCTTTTATTCAATATGAAAAATATTATTTTGCTTTATCACTATTCGATAACTGCTCTAATAGAGATTCAAACACTGCATACCGCTGCGCGCCCACTACTATCTGTGGTTCTATAAGTTGATCGTTTTCGACGCGACCAATTAAGAAACTTGGCGTACCACGAATGCCCAAGGATTTTCCTAACGTCAAATCTTGTTCAACTTTGTTAGCAATTGATTTATCTTTCATGCACTTATTGAACTCTTCCAAGTTCAAAGATAAATCTGTGGCTGCTTTTTGATAGAGCTCCTCTCCTAAGTCTTTGACATTGCTAAACAGCATATCTCGCATTGGCCAGTAGGAATTTTGGTGAAGACTACACGTAGCTGCGATCGCAGCCCCCATGGCTTTCGCGTGAAAACTCAACGGGAAATCGCGTGCAATATATTGCACTTTACCAGTATCAATATAATTTTCTTTTATCTGTTTAAAAGCACTGTCTGTAAATCGTTTACAATAAGGACATTGAAAATCAGAAAATTCAATAATAGCAATTTTTGCGTCTTTACTGCCAAGAAGTGGCAGTGTGCCATCTTCGGTAAAGTTAGGTTGATTTGGCAAAGTCGGTGGCTCTTTTTTGGGTGGGTTAAATGCCAAATCTTTCATTTCTTTCACTTCATTTTCTATTTTTCCTACTTCTTTTGTTAGTTGACTGATCTCTTGTTTTAATGACTCAATTTCTGACTTTAGCTTATCGTTATCATCCGACTGACAACCCGTTAAAAACTGCAGTAATACTAACGGTATGACGATTCTTACTGTTTGTATAAACATCTCACGCCCTCACTATGAAATAGTACGAATATAAATTCGCACTTTACTTATCCCTATTAAAAGATTTGCTGAGATGTCATTGACAGAATATGCCTGTTAAGTGATTAGAGAAAATTTAAACTATCAGTAATAACAACAAGCTACAGATTTCCATCTAATCTGAGTATTAATAAATGCCGAATAGCTATTAACACTGACGATAAGACAGCAATTTCTTTCAAGTTGGTAAAAAGTATTGTAAAGGAGTCGATATAAGTCAATTCGGTTAATAATATGGTTATAAGAAATAGTCATATTATGCTTATATAAAATGACGATCGGCTAACGACATGTATTTAAAACAATTAATTTATTGCTTGGTAATATTTCGATTTATTTGAACGACTTTTATGTCTATGCAATATCAACCTCTACACTTAGTCTAAGTATGTTGGAGGAAAACCATGAGCGCCCCACCAAAATCTTCAAGTCGATTGCCACTGCATCTCGATTCCGAACTCTGCTTTGTATTGCCTGATTTTCTTGCGAGAGAGTTTGAGTATGCTCGTTCGTTAGAGCAAGGGATCATGGATAACCTTCACCCTGAATTTACACATCAATATCGCGTCACGTTACGACGCATGCGCTCTTTATGCATTTTACTCAGCGAAGTGATTCCCTGTTTTGAGTTAGCCATCCTCAAGCCTCATTTAAAGACATTAATGAAACAAACGAACTTATTGCGAGACCTAGATGTGTTCACTTTAGACACCAATCAGTATCTTGCGATGTTGCCAGAACAGCATTCATCATTAACGCGCATTTTCGCGGATATTGATGCCATGAAGAATGCTGAACAAGTGCGCGTAGCAAGTTGGTTGGCATCACTTGCTTACCAAGCGCATTGCGCTATGGTTCGAAACAGCCTTGAGCGAACTAAACAATACGACTTGCTAAAAAACGACATTGAATTAGTGACGTTCGCAAATCAAAAGATTGCCGACCAGTTTAGAAAAGTAAATAACTCACAAAGAAAAATCTCGCCAGCGAGTAAAGACGATGTCATTCACGCATTACGCATTAAATGCAAAGCACTGCGCTACTTGCTGGAGTGCTTCTCTGCTCTCTATCCCGCGCAACAACACAAAGAAAATGTGAAGCAACTTAAGCTGCTTCAAGACAAGCTCGGCGACTTCAATGACACTTCGACTCAAATTGCGTTTTTCACCCAGCTCCGCAAAGACAAACGCTACAACAAACAAGATCGCCAAGTACTCAAATCTCTGATTAAGGAAATAAAACAGGCTCATGAGCAATCTCGGCAATCTACCTTACTTCGTCTAAAAAGTTTTGATTCATTTATCAATGACGCTTCTACGTTAGAGATTTACCGTTAACCAAGAGGAGTGAACCGGTAACACATTCTGCTGATGTTCACGTGTTCTTCACACTCGCTCACTAGAGTATAAGGTTGGACAGTTTTAAGTAAGACAACGTGAAACCACTAAAACGATACCAATACGAACGCTACGCCGTACTGTGCAACCTCGCGTATCCAAGAGTCTTTAAACAAACACGTTATGGCTTCGATCCCAATGGTCAGCGAGTCATCCGAAACGAACACGGCAAGATTATGATTCGCGTACTGTGGAGCAAAAACCGCGATGAAGTCGTGGTCGTTATTAAAGGCTCTCACAGCATTACCGATTGGTTGCTCAACTTTGCAATGTGGACACGAAACTGCCGGCGATTAGGTCTCAACTACCGTATTCACGCAGGGTTTTATCACCTATTGTTCCAAGAAAGTTTACCTAGTAGAAACGAAGACCGCTTAGGTTTGAGCGTGATAGAACGGCTAGAAGCAACCGTTGTCCCGCTTATTCTGCAAGGCAAGCGCATTTCGGTGACAGGCCACTCTTCTGGTGGTGCAATTGGTAGCGTGTTTGCGGATTACATAGAAAAGAAGTATCCGAAAAGCATCAAGCGCGTTGTGACTTTCGGGCAGCCCGCCATTGGTGACTGGACGTTCAAACGCCGCTATCGTCTGGCGCATAAAACCTACCGAATTTGTTGTGATATCGATATTGTGACGTTCATGCCTCCGGTGCCTTTTCTTTACTGGCACGTCGGAAAAATGCTGTGGCTGTACAATGGCAGAATTTATGAGAACACGCCGACACTCATTCGCCTCGGGCGTTCACTGTTTAGTTGGCTGATTCGTCCGTTTTCTTACCATTTAATGAGTAAGTACATCCGAAACAAAGACTTTTTCGATGAACGTTGACTGAAAAACCAAACGATAGACATAAAAAAGCCGGACTGATCCGGCTTTTTCTAAGATTTGAATTACAGCGAAGCAATTTCTTTCTCAAGTTGATATTTGCTGTCGGTGACGATTCTCTCAAGCACTTCAACGCGTCGTTTTAACTCGCCAATTTGCTTTTTGAGGCTTTCTTGCTCTTCTTGGCTCATCGTATTTCGCTCAGAAATCTCTAACGCTCGAACTTCTTTACGATGATTTAAGATCAACTTGACGATCCCGCCTCCAAAAATGGCACCAAACACAATGGCGACAACCAATACATCAGCAATAGATTCCATTCTTTATATTCCTCTAGATAATGCTCAAATATAAGTTACGCATTTGTTACATGAATATCAAATAACACCTTGATTAAATGTAATGTTTCATTGAAATTTGCATGTTCTGTATCAAAATCACAGGACGATGTTACTTAACGCCCACCCAAACCGAGACTGAACCACCATTGACAGGAAATTCTGCCCAGCCATTGGCATCGGTCCAAACTTCTTCAGTTCGGATACCCAGCTTGTCGACATAGCGCGTGCTTGGCTTACCGGTATACATCCATTTTGTGCCGCCCGGTCCATCACTCATGATCACCGCCATTGAGTTTGGATGTTCAGCATCGCCCTCTCGGGTCCAGCCAATCACATCCCAATGGTCGAGATAAGAATTCTGTTTGCCATACGCATACTCTTTACGCAGTGTTACAAGTTCTTCAATGTAAGGCACTTTGGCCATATTGATGTTGTAGCCTTTGTCGCTGTACTGCGCGCCGTAGTAATCTGCGTAGAACACCGACGGATAACCTTCTTCACGCAATAAAATGAATGCGTAAGCAAGAGGCTTGAACCACCAATCTACTGTCGACTCTAACGCCTGCAGTGGCTGCGTATCGTGGTTTTCTACGAGAGTCACTGCTTTGACTGGGTTATCCTTCATTAACGTGCCATTCATGATTTGGCGCATATCGTAATTGCCGCCAGATTTTGACGCGTTGTAGAAATTCATGTGAAGCGGCGCATCGAACAACGACATACTGCCAGAGGTCTTAGTAATAAAGTTATGCAGTTGATTTACGTCGTAATTCCAATACTCACCAACGGTGAAAAGCTCTTTGCCTGTTTTCCAACGTAAATGATCAATCCACTCTTGTAGATACTGATATTTAATGTGCTTAACGGCATCCATTCTAAAGCCATCAACGCCGGTCATGTTGATGTACCACTCACCCCAATCTTTCAGCTCTTGTTTAACTTCTGGGTGATCCATGTCTAAATCGGCGTACATTAGGTAGTCGTAATTGCCTTTTTCAGAGCTGACTTCCCAATCCCATGCTTTTCCTTCGCCTTTGAATTTAAAGATCGCTTTTTCTTTGCCGGCATCATCCCAGTCAACACCGTCAAAGTGATACCAAGTCCAATGGAAGTTTGAGTATTTGTCGTTGCGGCCAGGAAAATTAAACTCAACCCAAGCTTCAATCCATTTGTCGCCCAGTTCAATGTTACGGTTGTCCCAATCAACGCGCTTGGTATCGACCCACGACTTCCCATCAGCACCACCTCGGTGGTTAAACACAACATCGCCGTAGATTTGGATATTGTTGTTGTGCGCGGCATTGATTGCAGAGATGTACTGAGCCTTGGTGCCGTATTTGGTTCGTACTGAGCCTTTTTGATCAAACTCACCTAAATCGTACATATCATAGACGCCATAACCGACGTCATTACTGCCGCCCGCGCCTTTGTAAGCTGGCGGTAGCCAGAGCGCTGTAAAACCGTTTTCAGCGAGTGCTGGAGCATTGCTTTCAACCTGCGTCCATAATGCGCCATCATTAGGTACGTACCAATGAAAGTACTGCATCATGGTGCCATTTTGCCCGGCAAAGGCAGGAGCACTGAGCAGCAAGGTTAGCGGTAAAAAAGTGCGTTTTAATTTGAATGTTTTCATTATTTTTCTCTCACGTTAAAGGACTAAAACCCGCTTTCTGACCTACCAGGCAGCTGCGATAGCAACACATGAAACTTGCTAACGTATTGTCTGTAAGACAGAAAGTTCGGATTACAATCGAAGAGAAATTAACACCAATCTACCCATACAATTATTGAGTTGATTAACATTTATAAAATCAATAATTAGCATGTGTAAAATATTGAATGACGATCAAATGAGTTTGGTGATACGGATACGAATGAAACAAAACGAAGAGAAGAAGCGATTTGCGAGCACTAGAAACGAGAAAAGCCAGTCATAAGAGACTGGCTTTCGAAATAATGGAGGCGCGTCCCGGAGTCGAACCGAGGTCCACGGATTTGCAATCCGCTGCATAGCCACTCTGCCAACGCGCCTTACCTGATTGTTTTCTCATTGTCATGAGAACGATGCTTTAAAACTGAATCTGAAATCCATACATCGTTTTGATGGTGCCCCGGGCCGGACTTGAACCGGCACAGCGCGAACGCCGAGGGATTTTAAATCCCTTGTGTCTACCAATTCCACCACCAGGGCAACGCAAATCTTTGCGATGGTAACACCATCTCTCAGCGGCCTGTGCCGTGAGAACGAGGCGTACTTTAACGGATTAATTTATCTGGTCAACAATAAATTTTACCTTTTTGATTCAAACGATTAAAAAGCACGCTAACAAGTTTAATTGACGATCAATCAGCACACATTTTCGTCACCAAATGAGTAAAACAATAAATTCAGCAAGCGTCGCATCGCGCTCTTATCATATCCATGCACAACCATTCCGGTACTTCCCTCACCTTTTGTGCATTAAGCACATCGTTAACACCCCGTAAAAATGGAAGCGTCCTTTCATTTTCAACAATTTGTTACACGTAAATGCATAAAACGCCTGGTCTTACCATTATAAAACCATTGACATAATTTATTTTTTTGAAAAGCTCAATACGTTATCGAAAATCGTTTCGATTAATGATACTTTAAATGTGTTGCAGTAATTTAATGGATCAATATCACATATAAGGACGTGGTTTACTTTGACGACACTGCATAAAAAAAACAAGGTATATCACCAATGTCTATCAGAAACCTATCTATTGCGAAGAAAATTTCGCTCTCTTTTTTACTGATTGCGCTTATTAATATTGTATTTGGCGTATTTTTGTCTACAGAGCTCAAAGAAATCAAATCTGAGCTTTTAAACTATACTGATGACACTCTTCCAGCAATGGAAAGAGTGGATGCGATCCGAGATGATCTTTCTCACTGGCGTCGCTCTCAATTTGCTACTTACACCTATAAGGACGCAGATAAGATCAGAAACAAAATCGCAAGTAACATCCGTGAACGCGAAAAGATCAGCAAAGAACTTGAAGCTTACGGCTCAACCATTTGGCCAGGTGAAGAACAACAAACGTTCCAACGCCTAATGCGTCAGTGGAAACAGTACTTGGTTACTATGGACCAATACAATGAGTCGATGTTAGCAGGCAACAAAACCGAAGCGCTCGCTGTTCTATCTAACTCTTTAAACGACTTCGAAGCCGTCGATTCTGATCTAAACGAGCTAATCCGCTTGTTGAAAGTCGCAATGGACAGCAACAAAAATCACATCCTTTCTTCAGTGAACGGTTTGAGCAACTCATCCATCGCGAGCAACGTGACCATTCTAGTGATCATGATTGTTATGACGCTTGTTCTAACGCGTTTGATTTGTGGTCCACTACAACTTGTTGTGGAACAAGCAAACTCGATTGCGAAAGGTGACCTTTCTAAAGACATCGATCGTAAGTTGATTGGTAACGATGAACTGGGCGAGTTGGCAGATGCAACGACTAAGATGCAAAACGACCTACGCCAAGTTATCGACAACGTTATTGCCGCTGTAACGCAATTGAGCAGTGCAGTAGAAGAGATGAACCAAATCTCTGAGCTTTCTGCTTCTGGCATGAAAGACCAACAGCT
Coding sequences within it:
- a CDS encoding DsbA family protein; the protein is MFIQTVRIVIPLVLLQFLTGCQSDDNDKLKSEIESLKQEISQLTKEVGKIENEVKEMKDLAFNPPKKEPPTLPNQPNFTEDGTLPLLGSKDAKIAIIEFSDFQCPYCKRFTDSAFKQIKENYIDTGKVQYIARDFPLSFHAKAMGAAIAATCSLHQNSYWPMRDMLFSNVKDLGEELYQKAATDLSLNLEEFNKCMKDKSIANKVEQDLTLGKSLGIRGTPSFLIGRVENDQLIEPQIVVGAQRYAVFESLLEQLSNSDKAK
- a CDS encoding CHAD domain-containing protein — its product is MSAPPKSSSRLPLHLDSELCFVLPDFLAREFEYARSLEQGIMDNLHPEFTHQYRVTLRRMRSLCILLSEVIPCFELAILKPHLKTLMKQTNLLRDLDVFTLDTNQYLAMLPEQHSSLTRIFADIDAMKNAEQVRVASWLASLAYQAHCAMVRNSLERTKQYDLLKNDIELVTFANQKIADQFRKVNNSQRKISPASKDDVIHALRIKCKALRYLLECFSALYPAQQHKENVKQLKLLQDKLGDFNDTSTQIAFFTQLRKDKRYNKQDRQVLKSLIKEIKQAHEQSRQSTLLRLKSFDSFINDASTLEIYR
- a CDS encoding lipase family protein: MKPLKRYQYERYAVLCNLAYPRVFKQTRYGFDPNGQRVIRNEHGKIMIRVLWSKNRDEVVVVIKGSHSITDWLLNFAMWTRNCRRLGLNYRIHAGFYHLLFQESLPSRNEDRLGLSVIERLEATVVPLILQGKRISVTGHSSGGAIGSVFADYIEKKYPKSIKRVVTFGQPAIGDWTFKRRYRLAHKTYRICCDIDIVTFMPPVPFLYWHVGKMLWLYNGRIYENTPTLIRLGRSLFSWLIRPFSYHLMSKYIRNKDFFDER
- the amyS gene encoding alpha-amylase translates to MKTFKLKRTFLPLTLLLSAPAFAGQNGTMMQYFHWYVPNDGALWTQVESNAPALAENGFTALWLPPAYKGAGGSNDVGYGVYDMYDLGEFDQKGSVRTKYGTKAQYISAINAAHNNNIQIYGDVVFNHRGGADGKSWVDTKRVDWDNRNIELGDKWIEAWVEFNFPGRNDKYSNFHWTWYHFDGVDWDDAGKEKAIFKFKGEGKAWDWEVSSEKGNYDYLMYADLDMDHPEVKQELKDWGEWYINMTGVDGFRMDAVKHIKYQYLQEWIDHLRWKTGKELFTVGEYWNYDVNQLHNFITKTSGSMSLFDAPLHMNFYNASKSGGNYDMRQIMNGTLMKDNPVKAVTLVENHDTQPLQALESTVDWWFKPLAYAFILLREEGYPSVFYADYYGAQYSDKGYNINMAKVPYIEELVTLRKEYAYGKQNSYLDHWDVIGWTREGDAEHPNSMAVIMSDGPGGTKWMYTGKPSTRYVDKLGIRTEEVWTDANGWAEFPVNGGSVSVWVGVK
- a CDS encoding methyl-accepting chemotaxis protein; its protein translation is MSIRNLSIAKKISLSFLLIALINIVFGVFLSTELKEIKSELLNYTDDTLPAMERVDAIRDDLSHWRRSQFATYTYKDADKIRNKIASNIREREKISKELEAYGSTIWPGEEQQTFQRLMRQWKQYLVTMDQYNESMLAGNKTEALAVLSNSLNDFEAVDSDLNELIRLLKVAMDSNKNHILSSVNGLSNSSIASNVTILVIMIVMTLVLTRLICGPLQLVVEQANSIAKGDLSKDIDRKLIGNDELGELADATTKMQNDLRQVIDNVIAAVTQLSSAVEEMNQISELSASGMKDQQLQITHVATAMTEMKAAVADVARNTEESASQANDANHRTQLGVRETQSMVDAIGEVANVIGAAGDTVSELEQQSNQINVVVDVIRDIADQTNLLALNAAIEAARAGESGRGFAVVADEVRTLAGRTQDSTSEITAIIEQLQSLAKDAKSATELSRTSIAECADQGIQSKQLMNDIEHAISDISDMGSQIATACNQQDSVAEELSRSIENIHLASQEVAQGSEQTAQACRELSQLSVSLQDVMSRFKLN